Below is a genomic region from Kwoniella pini CBS 10737 chromosome 7, complete sequence.
TGCAAATCGAGGGTGGAAATTGGGTGGATGTCTGAaccctcttcttcctccatGTCCAGGGAACCCTCGGTGTCGAGGGCCGTGAGGTGGAATGAGATGATCGAGAGGCGGGAAAAGTTGACTTTCCGCGTTGAAGTCGTTCCCGGCTTTCCATGCTGCAAGTTCATCTTCGGTTTGTTGAGCTCTGCCAACTTCTTCTCGTTCTTCAAACTCCGCGTAGTCTCTGAGGGACTGAGACGAGTAGCCGTCAGATAAGGAAGATCCATTGAGCTGATCATTCATCCTGGTGAATTCAGCTTGACAATCAAGTAATTCATCTTGCAAATGTTTGACAGATGCCTTCTTATCGATTACTCGATCATTCCAGAAAGTTACCCCAGTTTGATCGTTATCCTTCTTGCAGGATTCGAGTTTGTCTTCGAGCGCGGTGAGGAGTGAAACTCGCTTAGCGAGATCCTCTTCGATGGTGGAGATGTGGATGGCCAAGTCGCCAGCAGATGTGAGCAGGCTATTGGCTCGATGATATCCGTGTATAGCATTCAATCTCGGGTCAGAAGCAAGAAGTACGGTAAAAACCAGTGCTGGAGATGGCAATCCACTGTGAGTGAATGGAGCTTGAGCGGCTTCATATCTGTTGCAGAAACGTATCATGGCAAGCGAAAGGAGGTAAACAGAGTGAAGACAGACGGGTACGAAGGCAGCACATACAGGACGTCAGCTTCCTTTCCATTGGTATGTCACGATCTAGCAAATAACTAGGACACGTGCAGCAATAACTCACTCGGCAGCATCGCAGACGTGTTTCTTGAACATTATTCTAGCCTCTTGAGCATCGTCCGGAAACAACAAAACGTTCACCCAATAAGGGTGAGCAGTGGATGGAAGATTGAAAATGCTTCGAATCTATGAGTATGACGTAGGGGAAACATATACGTGAGAGGTCGAGGAGGATTAGCATgagaggaaagaagatgttaGGGAAAGTCAGCATGATATTCCAGCAACACAGCCACGGACATATCCGAAGGATTTCCCCTTGCTTCGCCTGATCTGTTTTAAGCCTGGTGATGGGAGTATAACGGACATACCTTCTGTTGAACTTCCGTGTACGGGGGAAACTTCGATCTATCAAAATTGAGACGTCTAGTCTCATCTTTTAGAGTAGCCTTGATGACGAACATGATGTCGAAGTCAAGTGTTCTTGTGTGGGTGGCGATATCGCCTTTCTGGTGGGACTTGAGATAGATTTGACAAAATACGCTGGTAAGGTTCGTTTGAGAGGAGGAGTATCAATGATGCGCAGGTCTAAGATTGTTAGTATGACGGTAGCCAATGGTCGATGATGTTGACAATGATAAAAGGTGAATGAAGGATAAGGATAAGGATGAGAAAGGATTGCTTCAATTGAATTGCGTTATCTGGTTATCTATTAATTGATATGGTGAGCTTGCGCGTCTACCATTCGAGGTTTAGTCAGGAGATACCGTTTCGGGTAAATCCGTAGCCGGTCAACCGTTGCACGTGGTATTTCATTGTCGTGGCGCAAATGGCTGCCCCAGCAGCTATGCTTCTTTGCTGTTTTACTCGATCCCAATGcgatcaagaagaaagaacGTGGCATTCGAAGCAGTTCCTATGATAGATGGACATCATGATCAGCTCTCATCTTAACTTCCTTCATCCCTCATGTCAGTGTTCAGACCTCTGCCAAAGGTTGAGTATGTAGGTCAAATGGTCCTTTGGTACGAGATATACGGGATATGATCGTAATCCATTGGCTGTGATATCTTGCAGAAGATGGTGGAACGCTTATCATATACTTCGGACTCAAAGTACATGTGACGAAATAATAGAGGAATACTGCGACATCGACATTTTGACCTGGTAACGGCGCAGTGACACCGCCACTTTGATTTGGGGGAAAGGATCTTTGAGCAGAACTTATAGATCTGTTCCTAAATCGTGCTATCATACTCTGAAGCGAATGGATGATGATATCTGTTCTAGCTAGCTTACCTCAAAGGCCACAAGAATGAGTGACCTTTTTTCTGCttagatcaaattgagATACAACACAACAATCCGCAGTCTCATTAGCTTATGAAGTAGGAATTCACGCGGAATATTCCGATCACATCAGCTAGCGTTTCAGATTGATCTTAGATTAGTAGATAGACTGATCCAAGCGAGGGTTATAGGCTTGAATGCATATAGCTTGATCAGGAATGAAGTTGCCGGCCTTTCTGCTAGGGAAGCAAAAATCTAGACTGCGAGTATGATGATATGCGATGCGTGCCAGGAGTCACTGCGAGTGAAagtaaattgaaaaagaggTCATGCACAGACGTGTCGCAGGAGTGCTATCGCAGTGAACGCTATGCTAGACAGTACcaggatcatcaatcatacAACGTATATATACTTCTGGAAACATTTGGAGGGAAAATTGAACTTTCATTACCTTTCCAGCTTGTAACATTTCTCTTAACCACAGATACACCTTGATCAATATGAGAACTTTCACTGCTTTTACCATTTTGGCTTTCGTAGCATCAGGTAAGCTACCCCTACATTAAATGCTACAAAGTAGCTCACACATAGCATTCTAGCGTACGCTGCTCCTGCCTTCGAGTCATCCATAACCTCTACACCCACTATCACGGAAGCACTTCCTACAGACGCGCTTTCAGAAAGTCTTTCAGACTTGCCTATACCTACCGGAACATCTGGAAACGGTACAATGAGTCCTTCTGGCAATTTCACAGGCTCTCCAGATCACAAATTTGGTCATTATGGTAATTTCACCGGATCTGAGGGTAATTTCACTGCACCTCCAGGTAACTTCACTGGTCctgataattcatcttctccttccaTGGATGACGTACCGACTGGCGTTCCGACCGATATCCCAACGGGTGCATTCACAGCTCCTATCTCTTTTGAGACTGGAGCAATCGATTCAGAGAGTGTAGCTGTTCCTTCTGCATCTGCATCTGATGTCGAAGAAACCGATTAAACTGCGCTTTCATGTAGAGTGCTAGTAGATTTTGAATCGGAAAAGGACAATTGTAGTACAAGCTTATGTAGAAATGAGATATTATGTAATCCCCTCATCTAGTTGGATATAGGTTGTAGTCGGGTATCTATAAACCGCAATGCAACAAGTATCATCCCTCATCATATTCTCAATCTCCCTTCATCATAACAGTctataatatatatatatacatatacctTGCTTCAACACAGCTTGTGAAATCCAGTCGAAAGAATGGCTGATTCTCCAACGTCTACTGCCCATGATCCAGTGCAGAACAGCGCTCCTCTTCCATCTGAAAGCACACCTTTCACCTTTAGTTGTAAATGCTTTAACTTGAAAGTGAATGGGCGTATAGCGAATAAGGACGAAAggaaaatttcaaaatctagTAAAGATAGAATCAAGGTCTATCTTCCTGTAGGAGCAGAAGTAGTGGTGCGTCTTCAAAAAGGTGTACGCGGTTATTTGAGCTGACTCCTGTTTCGATTCAGAGGTTGAATGGGTACGTTACCTATGATCAGGATGATTTTAAGCAGCCAATGAACAATGatgtggaagaagatggggATGATACTCTTGGACCATCCTGGAGGACATGCTGGCTGTGTGATACGAAATGCTACGAGGCTACCGGCAAGTCCAGGAAAGATGGAGCCGCAGATGAGGAATGGGTCACAGTGAAACTCGGGGATGGCATACTGGTGAGCTCCTGGTACCATCCTGTATAGACACCAGGACTTGGCTAATAGAGACTTCAGTTTGGAGACGATATGCACAACCTCAGTCAAGAGCTTCTAACTTTCTCAAAATTACGTTTAGCTTTCTCCAAAACACATAGCAATTTCGGAAAACCACCCAATAATCATGAACCCACACCATATCCCCTACCTAATCAAACATCTGATCCCTCACGTCTTATACCCCCACCTCACGACCCTTTCTTCCTTCCACCACCATTTATACCTAATAATGCTCATCTTCGAGATTTATGCGATCACGCGGGCGACCATCTCAAACAAGCACATAAGAAATTAGAGGATGAAGTGAAAAGATATATCTCCTCAAAGGCACAAGAAATGCGGGATTTAGAGGAAAAAGTAAGAggagaagttgaaatgtTATGGATCAAGTACAAAGATGGaccaggtaaaggtgaagtgGAAGCGTCAGAAAGAGCAAGAAGTTCAAGTGTATCAAGATCAGGAAGTATAAGTAGACCCATATCAAAGGATCGTGCATCTCCCCTTGATCAACCTAATCAAAGCAAAAATCCCTTACCCAAAGCTGTTTCGGCTATTTCTCCTCCTTCCAACGCCCCTGGCTCTTCTCTACTAGCTCAATCCCTCTCAGCAAACACATTTTACGCTCCACAACCAATCAACAATGCATCTGCATCTGTCAAAGATGAGATCAATAAAACCCTCGACGAAGTGGCTAGCACATACGATAAGCGAGACGATAGTCGTGCAGTGGCTATGAGCTACGTGTTGAGTAGTTTGTCGGATCACATGGGCGGATCGACAAGCGGTACTGCCGGTATTGTTCAGAGtaagagaagaagtagcTCATCAAAGCCTGAAGGGGAACCTGTCGCGGACAAAGACAGCTGGATAGATGAAGAACGAGTCACTCTTAGAGGGTTATCGGGGAAGTCGAACAACATGAGCGCACTGGTTGAAGAGGATGGAGAAAGTAGTACGCCGAGACCGAAGGCTGTCAAGGAGCTACAAGGGGAAAAGGtcaaaggaaaaggtaaagtaACATTTGAGGAGCCTGAAGTGGGAAGTCCGCAGAAGGTAGAGGAGCTACAGGACGACACGGAGGGTAGGttcttttttgaattatcgGCAGGCCCTCACTGATGCCTCGCACTATAGATACTGTATTTGATATGGAGATGGATGACCATAAAGATTCCAAACctgtagaagaagattcatCTCCAGCCGAAAAACTCGCACAATTACCCATTTCTCGAACGCGAAACATCGTTGAAGCCAATTTATCTCGAACATTCGCAGCTGATGCACCATCTCATCGAGCAGcatggaagaagattgaagaaaatggatCTATGTACGCTACTCTGCGTCGCGGGTCCAGCTCATCAGACGATGATGTAgtagttgaagatgaaagtcaaatatcaaaattagcaATGTCTATGCCTATGGCTATCCATTTACCTAAATCCAAGATCAAACAGGAAAAAATTAGCGAATTAGAAAGGAAAACTTCATTATCTGATAAACATGGTATACTTGTACCTCCTTTATTGAAAGCGATGCGACAAAGAGGCATATCACAAGAAGGAAATTCATTAGGTCTCGGATTGGGTATACCGGCTACTACAACAGGTGTTAGAGGAAGATCATTGggtaaagatggaaataCGATTATTTCCAGAACAGCATCAGTATCTAGAGAAAGAGAACAACTTCAATCTTATCAGAATGATCCTGGTGCTTTATACGAATCTttaggtgatgatgatgatgatggtgaagaggaggaaaatggaaatgatgaggaagaaggaacTTTGAGGGATAAGAAAGGGTTTATACCCCCTCATGTCCTTGCTAGAAAGAATGACAAAGAGCAATTACCCAATGTAGGATGGAGAAGCATGGTTCAAAGTTGAGATCAAGGGTGGAGGAACTGGGGTACATAATGAAGCTTTCGATTAATGGTAAAGTGAAATGAAGATAAGTGAAGTATAAATCAAACATCAAGTCAAAGTTGTAAAATAGCAGACAAACATACAAATCATGTGCTCATATATAAATCAAGCACAGTCTGAATGAATCTATGAAATATTTCTATCATGATTCATGTTTCCCATGCATACTGttttttgatttcactTGGGGGAAGTATCTCTTCTCAGTATTATGCAAAATTATAttacattttcaaatccCCGTTGGCATTCGTTTGAAGTGATAACGAGATTGTGCCTGATTGTTGGTTGTTCATGACGCGGTTGCTGTTGAGGAATAAGAAATCAACATTGAAATATCATGGCATGTcgattcaatttgatttaattaataagTACTTCCTGCATCTCTCGTGTACTCATCAAGTTGATCAGACTGAGTACTAGGAAAACTCAATCTGAGATGTTAAGATCTGCTTGGAGTATACGACAATTGGTAGTTAATCGAACGATCGGTCAAAGAGGATTACATGGTTAGTATATCTTTTTGAAATATGgttaatttgaattatgttaatgaagatgaaaaataGCCACCACAACTCCTTTTCCGAATAAGCTAGCATTCGCTTTTGATATTGTACGTTTTCATTGATAGATATATATTCAGCCGTAAATCGAGCTTAGACGttatatttgatatatagGACGGAGTACTTAAACAAGGACATCATAATGTTTTACCTCAAGCTAAAAGGGTTttagaattattatcaGGATCAGATGGAAGATTACCCAAGTGagaaaattgatttcaaTGGTAatcattattgaaatttatgAAATACTCTTTTAATCGTTTAAATAGGCCAATACCTTTTCTGTTAATTACTAATGGAGGTGGTGtacctgatgaagaaagacgAGCTATATTAtctgaagaattaggtgtagaggtaaatttataaaacaagtgaaatgaaatgaaattatgaaaTACTAATGatatttggattttgatGGAATATTAGTTAacagaaaatcaattagtTCAAAGTCATACACCTATTAAAGAATATGTAGagaaatataaaaataaacCTGTTTTAATAATtggtggaaaaggtgaaagttGTAGAAGAGTTGCTGAATCGTAAGTAAACTCATGAATTGtaaaaagaattgaatataatttttttttttgaaaatcttaATTAACgtatatattgatttaaagaTACGGATTAAAATATCCTTATATACCTCAAGATATTATTGCTTGGAAACCTTCTATATGGGATAGAACTGAATTAActaatgaagaaaaaagtTTTGTAAAAGTaagtatttgattttttcaaaCTTGTAATGTCTTAAATATGTTTAAGCCAATTCGTTATTTTTTCCCTTATAGACAAcagatttttcaaaaatttcttttgcaGCTGCATTAGTTATGCATGATACACATGATTGGGGAAGAGATATTACACTTATATTAGATTTATTATCTTCTAATAAAGGTATATTTGGAACAAGGAAAAAAGGatatgataaatcaaattttaaaggGGATGTAGAATTAATATTTAGTAATGCTGATGTTGAATGGAGATCGTAAGTTAAAACTTTTTGTTATCATCCCATttagattttgatttgatttaaaaaagagggaaaaaaataaaataaaaaaatgatgaaagctgaataataatattttttttttaatttttttttttgaataattaGTGATTGGCCAATACCTAGATTAGGTCAAGGTGCATttagattatcaattgaaaatatttatAAATCTATAACAGGtttaaatttaccttttattCAATTTGGTAAACCATTTAAATCAACATATGATTTTTCTGAATTAATGTTACGTAGATATTTAAAACAAGTAAatagaaattcaaatggtgAATTAAATGTGTAAGTTGgattcttttttttttttgctttactttcattttctatTTTTGAGTTTTAAAtaagattgatatatatctaatacttattattattttccACAGTTATATGGTAGGAGATAATCCACTTTCTGATATTGATGGTGCAAATAGACATGGATGGTCTTCAATATTAGTTAGAACAGGTGtttttaatgataataatggtGAATTACCAAGTCATAAACCTACTATAATTTcagatgatgttgaaaaagGTGTAGAATGGGCTATACAAGAAGAGAtaagaaagggaaattattaaaaggaaaagtaATATTTTTAAAGGATTTTTTCCtaaataattaaatcaaaataaattataGATGCGTTCATAATTCTTGtcatatcattcaataaAATGCATTGTAATataccaaatttaaatgtaaATACTATGCATAAATGTATGATTTTACTCCCAAATTGGCTTATCATCTATACTTAATCCATTTAGatgatcttcaaattccaattgtTTTTGATCCTGTTCCGCTTTAGAAcgaattttgattgttgatcCATCTCGAATAATCACGAAATATGGAGTTTGATGAATATCATGTGTATTTGGGGTGTCTGGGATGTTAGACATAGATTGTGTTTCATCGATGGAAGCGTTTGAATCTGTGTGAGCCGGAATGTCTTCAGGTGAGTTTTGCAGAATACCTGATAGATCCAGCTCAGTAACTATGTTTGATGTGGAAAGCAATGTTTCAGGCGTAATTGTTTGATCCAATGTACTTTGAAGTGCTGCTTCTTTCCTCATCTCTTGATCTAAGTCTGATATATTTACGAAGCCTTCGTTAGCATGTAAAACAGCATTATCCACATTAATTCCCTCTTCTATAAtcgatttcttctccttctccactTGAATATCTCGGTCCATTTGTGTTCTAGCCTCCATATCTAATCTACCTTTCTCTCCTAACCatttatatgatttttcaatgtCCAATCCATCTAATTCAGAATAATGTTCAAGTTCATATTCATGTTGTGTTATCCACCCAACTCCTTTGtacaaatcaattattccTGTCCATCTTTTATTCATATTTCCAAATCTATGAAACCTAATCCTTGGAATCTCTTGTTGAACGTCAATTGTAGTTTCCTTAACATTGTCGACTggaaaattgaattttcgTTTCTGAAAAGGTTGAGATTTGTTCAACTGCTTCATTGATTCGATCCAACCTTGCCAAGCAACATGGGCCAATTCATCTGATCTTAGATAAGTTGAATATCTAGCTAATATCCTGAAAGTTTCTGGACCAGGTATGATGTTATGATCTCGAATAAAATACGATAGGCAAGCTAAAATCTTGTTTTCCTGATTTTGCGATTGCattaaagatttaattaaaagatGTAATGTTTGTTTATTCAACTTGGCGCTtggaaattctttttgatatatCTCAACTAAATCTAAGCCATCTATTTTCTCACTGTCCTGTTCAGGTAATCTATGCAAGTATGCTAGATGTAGATTTAGgaaatttatattttcatatAGATTTTCGGAATCGCGATAATCGATAGATTCTCGAAATAAACTGATTGATTCTTTGAAGGTGGGTGATTCTCCTTGAAGTATGAGATAATGTAAATgattcaataattcaacCTTTCTATATCGCATTCTGGAGATAGTTGAAGTTGGTGGAAACATTTTGACAGCCCATCTATTCGGTCtaaatttgtatttttcGCTGACGAAATGTCTGAGTACATCGAATGAATTGCCGAACTTAGTTGATTTAGAGACGGAATCGGTGTCAATTACTTTGGACCTATGTGGAAACTTCTTTGCCATGTTGTTGAGCACCATAGCTATAGGAGCTACCCGGTTTTCCGACATTAATTTCCAAACCCTTCTATACGATTTTAGATCTCCCATTCGTACGCAATACACCGAAAGAGCTTGTCCAGCACTTAAAGTCAAATGTTGATGTCTAGATCTGAGCATGAGCagaagtgaagaaggtgaaggaggatTCGGCGAGGACAGGTATTGATGTATTATTGAAGGATATTCCGTTGACAAACCTTGACGTCGTTGCAGAGCCATTTTACTTGATTCTGCATGTTGTTCCGTTGGACTGGTCGGTCCTGTTGCATTTGTTGAAGTAGACGTTGATGTGGGGGTATGAGTAGACCTCTTACCCGCCCATGGAATGAGGAAGCCTAGCTGGACCAACTCGACGCATTGGCGAGAAGGCAAGCGAGGGGGCATGTGGAAGGATGAGGAAATTGTGCTGCGGAAGAAGCAGCAGAATGATATTTCGAGATGACAGGCTATATGCAGGTAATTTGAGTCATTTGTTGATCCATGTactgaaggagaaaatcTATATGACAAGTAGAAGCTGGACTACGGGTTGAATAAGGTGAAAGACATGACACATTCTAAGAAAGATGTCTTCGAGCTCATATATCGGCCGTTGTCAGACTAACGGACTTTGTTATTTGATCCCGAATGATATGAGGACTAAAGGGATAAAATCGaataaaatgatatttataATAAATAAACAATGATCCGGTCATTTGATCTACCCGAAAGGACCAAGAATATACTCTAGTACTGTGCTAAATTAGTGCATTACGTCATCTGATGCGGTAGTTGGTCGTATGTCTGAGAAAGGTTTAGATAACAAGTGataaaaatacaaatagATCTACAGCTGCAGTACATGAGTTGGATCTAATTTTATGTATTTCTAATATAATCATCACCTGACAGATCTGTCAGATTCTCATAACGTTGATGCATTTGATACTTTGATCCCAATACTCGCACCCCATACTTATACCTTACCCGCTCCACTAAGTATCTCTCATATCTTTCTCGAATCCTACACTTTCACATCACCTCCTCAATATAAGTGaagatcttcaaatccaCATTACATCGAGacataatcaatcaatcatcttGCAATATGGAATTTCTCGCTCAACCTCAACTCAATCTTGAACGGCCTAAAAACCTGTATCCTTGTTTAGCTCATATCCATATAATCCCTTCATCTGATCCAAAAGCCAcaagaagattatcaacTGGGTCATACGGTTCAGATGATGGAAATGCTCTGACTAGAGTAATTTCAGGTGgtacaagaagaaaatcaagtttTGGTACTTCTGATAATACTTCTAATCCTCCTTCTGTaggtggaagaagattatcTTTTGGTggaaataaagataataCACCTGGAGGAGCTTTAGGAGGTTTTgcaagagaagatgataaagatttaCAAGGAAAATGGTATTGGAGAGTTCAAGTTGGAGTCACTGAAGTGAATTTCACATATATTTtttcatcagctttattATAATGCTAAACTTGATTTCCTTTGAAAAAAGACCCAGCTTATCCTCTTACCTCTTACTCAACCTCCTAACCCAGTTCTTACTTCTCCACCTGCTCCACTCTCTCATGCGATGCCTTCCCACTCAACTGCTCCCTCTTCAGGTATCAGATCCGAAGGTAGTcagattgaagaagatggtggTTTAGTtggaaagatgaagaatctctttagaaaatcatcaacagcCAAAGACACTTCTGAAACTATTAATACCAACGTATCTGCCACTAATGCTAGTACCGGTACAGCTACAGTTGATACAACATCCAGCGGTAGTGCAGGATTCGGTCAAAGTGGACAAGCGGAAAGAGTAATTGATCAAACTCCAAGAGGAGAAATGTTACCTTCTGCCAAGGCGAATGAAATGGGTGCTACCAATCTCAATGCTAATGCTGAAACCGGTTATCCTGGGATTATTAATGGTAATAAGTTGAACGGTATTGTTATTCCCCTTCAAGCGATAGACAAGTCGAAAGTAGTCAATGGAGGTGGGA
It encodes:
- a CDS encoding TIGR01456 family HAD hydrolase, encoding MLRSAWSIRQLVVNRTIGQRGLHATTTPFPNKLAFAFDIDGVLKQGHHNVLPQAKRVLELLSGSDGRLPKPIPFLLITNGGGVPDEERRAILSEELGVELTENQLVQSHTPIKEYVEKYKNKPVLIIGGKGESCRRVAESYGLKYPYIPQDIIAWKPSIWDRTELTNEEKSFVKTTDFSKISFAAALVMHDTHDWGRDITLILDLLSSNKGIFGTRKKGYDKSNFKGDVELIFSNADVEWRSDWPIPRLGQGAFRLSIENIYKSITGLNLPFIQFGKPFKSTYDFSELMLRRYLKQVNRNSNGELNVYMVGDNPLSDIDGANRHGWSSILVRTGVFNDNNGELPSHKPTIISDDVEKGVEWAIQEEIRKGNY